The DNA window CGAGCGCACGAGGTATTCGTTACAGCCGGCAAGGTGCTCGCCGCCGAAATCGTCGGGTGTAAGCCCCTGCCCCTGAAGGTGCGTGCCCGTCGCTCCGTCAAAGACGACCGGCCGCTCGCGGATGAGTTCGAGAAATGTCATGTGGTAGTATAGAACGATGGAATCGGCTGCAAGTTCAATGCACTGCCTGTATAACAAATCTGCATTCCCGTTGTCAGGTGTTAATAGTGCTCAGTTTGAACGGTTACACAGACGTCATTCTGAGCGAAGCGAAGAATCCCTCGATGAAACGCAGTGAGGCCCCGCCGCAGAGATTCTTCGCGTTGATCAGAATGACCTTGCAATACTAATACACTCAAAACGGAGCCATTACGCAGAGGTTCGCAACCGATCATCCATGAGTTGAGTTACGATATGCATGAGTCTCAAGATCGCCGAACAATTCGCATCCTCTATCGATGCATGTCGTTTCAACGAAGCAGGAATGTTACTTGCCGAGAACTGCACCTACCGCTACAACGAAGGCAACTATCAAGGCCGCACCCATGTCATTGCGCTCTACGACCGGAATACGAAGTTCATGCAGCAGACATTCGACGAGGTGAGTTTCTCCTCCACAGTAGAACAACTGCAAGATGGCACTTTCAAACTGAACTTCATAGATTCGATCCGCCATAAACACGGGCGTCATGAGTCCAGATCGTACGAGGTGATTTCCATCGAGCATGGGATGATCGTATCGATCGAGCACTTCGATATTCCCGGCGAAGCGGAAGCGATGCGCACATTTTATACTCGGATGCGTTCGATGAGCACACCTTGAGTGCATCAGGACACCTCAGCCTGAAATAGAGTACCGTTTAGAGTAACGCCTTCTCCAAGCCTCCCGGTAGTTTTGCCTTGGAACATTCACCCATTCCATTTCAGACCATGACATTTCTTCGTTCTATTGCTTTCGTGATAGCCGCTTGCATCGCGGTGGCGCTCGTCTCGTGCAAATCGAGTACCGATTCAACTCCGACATCGACGTATTCGATCGTCACACCATCCACCGCCGGCCCGCACGGCTGACCTGTCTGTCCGAGCGCAACATCGAAAACCACCGGTATCGGATCCGTAAAAAATTCGATATCCCGAAGGAAACCAGCATCATCGAGTTTCTGACAGCGCTCGAATAACGGTTACCGCGAAAGCACGATCACCTTTTTCGTCACCGACCATCCCTTGCCAGTCACAACCAGTTCGTAGGTACCTGGTGTAAACACAGTACCGTTCGGACTGAATAGATTTTCCCCGGCAAATGCGTGATCGTTGCTCTGATAGACAATCGCTCCGGTCACCGTGGAGATCGTCGAATGGATATCCGTATCGGTCGGTGAATAGACATTCCAGCGAATACTACCTTGCGTAGGATTGGAGACGACATCGACGGCAATCTGCCGAAGCGACTCTGCGGGCTTCGAGTAGTCGATGATCGGCTCTAGTATAATATCGGCTGCGCGGAATGGATCTGAGACGCTGATCACGAGTTGGTGCGCTATTGAATCAAGTGCCCAACCGGTTTGTGTGCGGTCATAGACATCCGACAAAGACATTGTGTCGAGTGCAACCCCATCGTACAGTACCCGAGCGATCCCTCGGTCGAGGCAGTGAACGATAAAAAAACCGTGACGAGGTCGAACAGCATACTCTCCTTCCTGCGCCCCGACCGTGATATGTTCGGCATCTCGGCTGTAAGTATGCCGATAGGGAATCTTCGCATACTCGCCGTGCTCGTAGTTATAGCTTGTGAAGTCATCCTCGTAGTATGAGGTCGTATCGGATGCACCACTATAGACATGGAAGCGGATATCACGGTACGACTCGCTGTCGAGCGAGAATCGCCCTGGAATTTGTTCGGGGATAATCGCACCACGTTTGATGAGAATCGGAACACGATCAAGCGGGGCATCCAACGTTGCATCGGCACTGCCGGCAACGAGACTATCGGTATAGTAATTTACCCAAGTCCCGGGCGGAACATGGAATGTGATCGATCGGGCAAGCGAATCGACAACCGGCGCGACAATCATGCTCGGTCCGTAGAGCTCCGCTTTGTTCTCGTAATGCGAAATAAAATCCGTCGGGTAGTCGAATACATACGGACGAACCGGCGGGATACCGTCATCGACGAACGTCCGAAACAGGCCGTAGGTATATGGCAAGAAAGTATAGCGAAGTTTGATTATCTCGCGGCTGACTCGTTCTGCTTCAGTGCCATAGAGCCAGGGCTCGCGTTCGCGGCCGATGCAGCCATGGATGCGGAAGAACGGCACGAACGCACCAAGCTCCATCCAGCGGATGTATCGCTCGGCAACGCCGACACTCGAATCGGGATATCCCCAGAAGCCGCCGATGTCCATGCTCCACCAACCGAGCCCAAGCAACGCAGAGTTGAGTACCCCTTGTTTTTGAAACTGCAATGTTGTAAAGTCGGACTGGATATCCCCCGTCCACATGCCATAGGCAAACTTGTTGACTCCGACTGAATAATTCCTGTTCAGCGAGAACACACGATAGTTGTTATACGACCGTTGTCCGTCGTATTGCGCCTTCTGCATATTCGGACAATACAACGAGCGGTGGTACCCGACTTCGTCGTTCCAGAGCGCCTTTAGCCCACGCTTAAACGGATCGCGACTGCTATCGACAAGCGATTGCCAGTACCACTGTCGGACCTTCGGATTATAAAAATCGAGTAGTGCGACTCGTTGAAAACTTACATAGTCATAAAACGCCGAATCGGGCAGAAAATACTTGTGTGTTACCGCATACTGGCCTTCGGGCTGATCGACGTGAATACGAGGTTTGCGAATACCCATCAGTGAGATACCGAGCTTCTGCATCGAATCGGCAAACACACCGGATTCGGCATCGGGGAAAGCCGTCGGATTCCATCGAAACTCGCCCCATGGCTGTCCCCAGTCCATCCACTCGTAGTCGAACGCGAATGCGTCGACTCCGATATTTCGAGAACGGTATTGGTGCGCAAGATCGTAGTCGTCCTTCTGATCCTGCCCCCACTTACTATGCAGAAACCCGAGCGACCACAACGGCGGCATCGTAGGCTTGCCGAGAATATCCGCAAACGAACGAAAAATCTGCCAAGGGGTGCCGAATGTCATATAGAGATGATTATCTCTGCGACGACTATTTGTCTTGTCATAATAGAAGTTGCCTGTCCAGCCAGTGGCGTTCGCACCACCGTCATCCACGTCAGCGACAATCCCATATCCATCGGTCGTCCAGAGAAGCAGACCACTTGCTTTGCCGTAGTCACCGGTAAACACCCACGCCGGCCAGTCGCCGCGGGCCAAACCCCACGTCCGGTTATCGAGTCCGTAGTAATCGGCATGTTGCAGGATCTGCGCATAACAGCCATTGCTGCGGAAGCCGGTATCCGGATATGTTGCGAATACGATGCGATCATTCGCATCGCGCACAGTGATTGCAAACGGTGAGGTTGTTGCCTCGATACTGTACGCTCCGCCGCGAATGTGCAAGCCGTTTGCATCGGAGTCGACGCGAGTAAAAACACCGGACGGGTGATAGTTCGGATCGAAAATGATCGTCGCCGTGTCAAGGTTATTGGCAAGCCGATAGGACATTTCGAATGTTCGATCGTCGGCAGCGACAAACACGATCGTATCGCGTCCGTGCATTAATCGTGCCGAGTGTTGGGCATACGCCTTGGAAACGAGCAGGACAATGGCAATACATGCGAGCACACTGGGAACAGACCGGAAGTTCGGGGGGCGAAATGTGCGGGAGTTATGTAATAGCATAGGAAATAGTCAGATCACCACTGTCGTATCCGCCGGAAACGACCGCAAGACGATGGATACAAATATACTACTGTGTTTCCTGCTGTCAGCGTCCTGACCAGGGCAATTCTGCGTTCACTACGACCGATCGTTATTTCTTCGGCTCGGAGGTGATCGTAAAATTACTGGTGATCTTCATCGGCGACTCCGTGCCCGTCCCCTGCTCTTTGACCTTCATATTCATCTCCATCTGCATGGTTGCATTGGACGTCCAACCTGTTTTGAGCGACACGGTATAGCTGCCATTCATCGTCGCATCGAGCGAACCTTCGGCAATGAGCCCGACAATATGCGATTCGAATCCGATCTCCGCAGTTGTCGTGCCGACCGATTTGAGTGTGTAGGTCACATCCGTAGTCAGATCCTGGCCGCCCTCGTTCTTCACCGTCTTCGCATGCCACGAGTCGCCGATGGAAACCGGGTGGTCCGGAAATACGACCGCATATTGATTATTCTCGGAGTTGCCGGCAAAATCGCTGACCTGATACTTTGCAATCACCGAGTCGAGGTCCGTCGAGACCTGTGCTCCGTATTTATCGTATTCACTGTTATAGCTTACCCCGATCAGCTTCGTGAGTCTCGGAGCAATTTCCTCGGCTGCATCGCCTTTGTTCTTCGAAGGGTCTTTGGTATCGACGATGGTTTCGATCTGCTGCCCACCGGCATCGACGTTCTGCGTGATTGCAAGACGGTCGTATTTCGTCGTCAGGACCTGATTACCGTCTTTCTTCGCTTCTTTTACCTTCATACTCATACCGAAGACCATGTGTTGGTCGATCTTGACGTCGATCCCGCTGCTGGTACCGTTGATCTTTTGTGTCATGTCCGTCAGGATCGTGTATGCAGCGCCTTTGGGCATGTGCATCTCTAACGTGATCGGCGTCGACGATTGAGCGAACGAGGGTACTACGAATGCGAGTGAAAGAACGAGTGCTGCGAGCGTGCGGGTAAACTTCATCGATGGGTTCATTATTGATTGCACAAAGATACATGGGTTCGATGTTATGGTAACGAATTCCGCGCTACTACTTTGCCGGAAACAACCGATCCATGCAGCGATTTGAAACAAAGAAATCACTCGGGCAGCACTTTCTCTTTGACGAGAATATCCTCCGTCGTATTGCCGACGCGTGCGATGTGCGCGAGGGCGAAAGCGTCATCGAGATCGGCCCCGGTACGGGTGCGCTTACTCGGCACTTGCTGCATCATCCGCTATCTCGGCTCATTGCGTTCGAGCTCGACGACCGCGCCGTCGACGTACTCGAACGCGAGATCGCCGACCCGCGCTTCGAGGTCGTGCATACCGACTTCCTCAAGACCGATCTACAGAACATCGCGCCCGAAGCGCGCCTCAATGTCGTCGGGAACATCCCGTACTACATCACAAGCCCGATTGTCTTCAAGCTGCTCGAGGAGCGGACGATCATCCGTTCTGCTACATTGCTCGTGCAGTTAGAAGTTGGCGAGCGCCTCGTGGCCGTGCCGCGCACGAAGCAGTATGGTATTCCATCCGTGATCTCACAATGCTTCGCAGATGTGAAGATGCTCTTCAAAGTCAAGGCCGGGGCGTTTCGTCCACCGCCGAACGTGGACTCTGCCGTCGTGCGGCTCGACTTCACGAACGACTATTTCGCCCGCTCGAACATTCCGCCGCCTGCGAACTTCACCGACAAACAGTTCTCACGGATGGTCCGCACGCTCTTTTCAATGCGTCGCAAGACGATCAAGAATAATCTGAAGGCACTCGGCGATACCGGCGCCGATGCCGCGGCGCTCGAACCCTACTTGCCGAAACGCGCCGAGGAGCTCGATGTCGCCGAGATGGTGAAACTCTACAGTATCCTGTATCCGTAGGGGCGACCCATACGTCGCCCGTCGTAATAATAAACCACCCGCCTCGGGCGAGGCATGCCTCGCCCCTACAAGATTTTTTCTGGCCTCGCACATCCAATCCGACCGTCCGCCTGTATTCCTTGTATCATTCATCTGAATCTATTCACTTATTCATACGGAGAACTCACAATGAGCAAGATCGCAATGATCATGAAATGGGACGGGATTTCCCTGGAGCAATATGAGGAAGTTCGGCAGATCGTCAAGTGGGAGCACGACATCCCGGCCGGCGCCATCTTCCACGTAGCCACACATGACGGCTCAGCCCTGCGCGTCGTCGATGTGTGGGAAAGCCCCGAGCAATTCAACCGCTTCGTCGAAACGCGCCTGATGCCCGGGGTGATGTCAACCGGCATTACCACCCAGCCGCAGGTCGAGATCTACCCGGCCTACGCCATATTCGCTCCGGCGTTCGAAGGCAAACTTCAAACAGCCTGAGCTCGGGCTCGCGCTCAACGATCAAGTGGACGTAGCGGCTCCGTTTGAACACTGTATGACGACGTCATTCTGAGCGAAGCGAAGAATCTCTGCGGCGGAGCCTCACTACGTTTCATTAAGGGATTCTTCGCGGAATTTACACTGAGCAAGCGAATGTGCTCAGAATGACAGTACCATATAGTCAAGAACTGAGTCGCTACCCGAGATGAACGCACCAAACCGATCCCTCCGGACCCCTGCATCGGGGTTGGAGGGATCGCATATTTTTGGGCGTGGCAAAATACAGCCTGGTCCGGTGGTATTTTTGCATAATACAAAAGATTCTTGACCACCCGGGCATCATTCCTTTCCCGCACCTATCGCGAATTCACTTCGGTGGAGTTCGTGACGGCTGCTTTTCTTGTCGTGTTCGATGTGCTCGCGCTCGTCTTCCATAATTCGGTGGACGTCGGCGCCGTGCTCG is part of the Bacteroidota bacterium genome and encodes:
- a CDS encoding DUF5110 domain-containing protein, encoding MLACIAIVLLVSKAYAQHSARLMHGRDTIVFVAADDRTFEMSYRLANNLDTATIIFDPNYHPSGVFTRVDSDANGLHIRGGAYSIEATTSPFAITVRDANDRIVFATYPDTGFRSNGCYAQILQHADYYGLDNRTWGLARGDWPAWVFTGDYGKASGLLLWTTDGYGIVADVDDGGANATGWTGNFYYDKTNSRRRDNHLYMTFGTPWQIFRSFADILGKPTMPPLWSLGFLHSKWGQDQKDDYDLAHQYRSRNIGVDAFAFDYEWMDWGQPWGEFRWNPTAFPDAESGVFADSMQKLGISLMGIRKPRIHVDQPEGQYAVTHKYFLPDSAFYDYVSFQRVALLDFYNPKVRQWYWQSLVDSSRDPFKRGLKALWNDEVGYHRSLYCPNMQKAQYDGQRSYNNYRVFSLNRNYSVGVNKFAYGMWTGDIQSDFTTLQFQKQGVLNSALLGLGWWSMDIGGFWGYPDSSVGVAERYIRWMELGAFVPFFRIHGCIGREREPWLYGTEAERVSREIIKLRYTFLPYTYGLFRTFVDDGIPPVRPYVFDYPTDFISHYENKAELYGPSMIVAPVVDSLARSITFHVPPGTWVNYYTDSLVAGSADATLDAPLDRVPILIKRGAIIPEQIPGRFSLDSESYRDIRFHVYSGASDTTSYYEDDFTSYNYEHGEYAKIPYRHTYSRDAEHITVGAQEGEYAVRPRHGFFIVHCLDRGIARVLYDGVALDTMSLSDVYDRTQTGWALDSIAHQLVISVSDPFRAADIILEPIIDYSKPAESLRQIAVDVVSNPTQGSIRWNVYSPTDTDIHSTISTVTGAIVYQSNDHAFAGENLFSPNGTVFTPGTYELVVTGKGWSVTKKVIVLSR
- the rsmA gene encoding ribosomal RNA small subunit methyltransferase A; its protein translation is MQRFETKKSLGQHFLFDENILRRIADACDVREGESVIEIGPGTGALTRHLLHHPLSRLIAFELDDRAVDVLEREIADPRFEVVHTDFLKTDLQNIAPEARLNVVGNIPYYITSPIVFKLLEERTIIRSATLLVQLEVGERLVAVPRTKQYGIPSVISQCFADVKMLFKVKAGAFRPPPNVDSAVVRLDFTNDYFARSNIPPPANFTDKQFSRMVRTLFSMRRKTIKNNLKALGDTGADAAALEPYLPKRAEELDVAEMVKLYSILYP